The DNA region CGTTTCCCCGGCGGGCGGTTAGCTCAGCGGTAGAGCACTGCTTTCACACGGCAGGGGTCGCAGGTTCAATCCCTGCACCGCCCACCAACTCCACTTTCACCCATCGCCCGCGAGACACGCGCGATTTCCTGGCTGCGCGCGGCGTAAAGCGTAAACGCCTCAAAATCGGAAATACAAGCCCACGGCGATCTGCGGATACCAGGTAAACGAGTTCACGTCGTTCTGAACGGTGGTGCGCTGCTGATTCACGTCATTCGCCAGCTGCGGATTGCTGGCTGCACCGCTCACGTTCAGGTTGAACTTCGGCGAGCCCTGGTTCACCACGCCGAGATCAAAGGTCATGCCCCAGGTGTCGTTACCACCCCAGCCGATGCCGAGATAGGTCGCGTTGCTGTCGAATCCCATTCCGGCCGAGACCGTACCTACCTGCTGCGCCGAATACGTATTGCCGTTGAAGGTGTAGTTGCCATTCCGGTCAGGCACGCCGGCCATGGACAGCGAGTTGCCATTGTGCATCCAGCCGCCGGTGAACCGGAAACTGCCGGCGAACGGATAGAGATTCACCAACAAGACTTCGGACGAGAATTTCAGACTGGCGTTGTAATTGACGCCCTTGTAATCGGAACTTCTGGAGTAGCTGTAGCGATTGAGACCGACACCCAACGATACAAAGTCGTTGAAGCGATAGTTGGCAGATGCATTGAAACCCAGCGTACCGACGCCCGCACCCACGCCAATGTCGGCCAACGCCACAGGCGCGGTTAAAGAAAGAGTCAGAAACAACAGCAGCTTTTTCATCTTGAACTCCCTGATATGGTTTATTTTCTCCCGCAATAATTATGTCATGGAAACATGCAACGGAAATTCGACGTTTACCGGCCGTCGCCAAATCTGAGCCGTTGATTCTCGGAATTTGCAGTTGCGCTGAATCGGCCGGCAGAAACAAAATAACCTGAGGCTCAATTCAAGTCCCGGCACAGCGTGCACCAAATCTGCATTTATACACAGGGAGTACCAGCAAGCATGCCTTGCTGGCCAGCGGATCCCTGGCATTAGCCGTAACGGCCGGTGATGTAGTCTTCGGTCTGTTTCTGCGCGGGATTGGTGAACAGCGTGCTGGTGTCGGCGTATTCCACCAGGTTGCCGAGGTACATGAACGCGGTGTAGTCGGAGACGCGTGCGGCCTGCTGCATGTTGTGCGTGACGAGCACGATGGTGTAGTCGCTTTTCAGCTCCGCGATCAGTTCCTCGATCTTCAGGGTGGAGATCGGATCGAGCGCCGAAGCCGGCTCATCCAGCAGCAGCACTTCGGGTTTCACTGCGATCGCGCGTGCGATGCACAACCGCTGCTGCTGGCCGCCCGAGAGCCGCGTGCCGCCCTGGCGCAACTTGTCCTTGACCTCGTCCCAGAGCGCCGCCTTGCGTAACGCCCACTCTATGCGGTCGTCCATCCGCGTACGCGACAGCCGTTCATACAGGCGCACGCCGAACGCGATGTTTTCATGCACCGACATTGGAAACGGCGTCGGCTTCTGGAACACCATGCCCACCTTGGCACGCAAGGCGTTCAAGTCCTGATCGCGATCAAGGATGTTGTGCCCATCCAGCAGGATCTCGCCGCTGGCGCGCTGCTCCGGGTACAGGTCATAAATCCGGTTGAGCGTGCGCAGCAGCGTGGACTTGCCGCAACCGGACGGGCCGATGAACGCCGTCACCTGGCGTTCGGCAATGTCCATGTGGATGCCGCGCAGCGCCTGGAACCCGCCGTAATAGAAATCCAGCCGCCGGATGGCAAGCTTGGGGTTTTCAATCACGGTCGTGCGGGCGGAATCGCGCCCTTCGCCGGACATCATCTGCGGCGAGATCGCATGTGTGGGAACAGTGTCGTCGCGGTGCATGGGGCTCATTTTACGAACGAGCGTGAACGGATCACGAGACGCGCGAACAGGCTGAGCGCGAGAATCGCGAGCGTAATCAGCAGCGCCGCGGCCCAGGCCAGATGCTGCCAGTTGTCGTAGGGACTCATGGCGAACTGGAAGATCATCACCGGCAGGTTGGCGATCGGCCGGTTCATGTCGGTACTCCAGAACTGGTTGTTGAGCGCGGTGAACAAGAGCGGCGCGGTCTCACCGCTGATACGCGCCACGCCCAGCAGCACGCCGGTAATGATGCCGCCGAGCGCCGCACGATAGACCACCATCACCGTCACTCGCCAGCGCGGCGCACCCAGCGCCGCGGCCGCCTCGCGCATTTGATCCGGCACCAGCTTGAGCATGTCCTCGGTGGTGCGCAGCACCACCGGCAGCATGATGATCGCGAGTGCCAGACCGCCGGCCCAGCCGGAAAAATGCCCGAAACGCGCCACCACCACACCGTAGATGAATACACCGATGACGATCGACGGCGCGCTCAGCAGAATGTCGTTCACGAACCGGATCACCGCCGCCAGGCGCGAGCGCCGGCTGAATTCCGCGAGCCAGGTGGCCGCCAAGATGCCGATCGGCGTGCCCACGATCACGCCCAGGGCGGTGATGAGAATCGAACCGACGATGGCGTTCGCGAAGCCGCCCGGCGCCAGCGGCGGCGGTGTGTTCTGCGTGAACAGTTCCGGACCAAGCCAGCGCACACCACGCTCCACCAGCGTCCACAGCAGCCACACCAGCCAGAATAACCCGAACAGCGTGCCCAGCACCGACATGGACAGGTTCACCCAATTGACCACGCGCCGGCGCAGATAGCGTGCGGACACGGCGTTCACGTGGGACTCCCTTCACGCGCCGCCATGCGCAGCAGCAGGAGCTTGGCGAGCGCCAGCACCACGAAGGTGATCAGGAACAGGATCAAACCCAGCGCGATCAGCGACGAAGTATAGGTCTGGCCGACCGCCTCGGTGAATTCGTTGGCGAGTGTCGAGGAAATGGTGTTGCCGGCATTGAACAGCGAAGCGCCGAGCGTGTGACTGTTGCCGATGACAAACGTGACCGCCATGGTTTCACCGAGTGCCCTCCCCAACCCCAGCATGATCCCGCCCATGACGCCGACGCGCGTGTACGGCAGCACCACGCGCCATACCACCTCCCAGGTCGTGCAGCCTACGCCGTAGGCGGATTCCTTGAGCACGGTCGGGACCAGGCTGAACACGTCGCGCATCACCGAGCTGATGAACGGGATCACCATGATGGCAAGAATCAGCCCGGCGGTGAAAATGCCGATGCCCATGGGCGGACCCTGGAACAATGCGCCCACCCACGGCCACGAACCGATATGCTCGATGATCCAGGGTTGCACGTATTCGCCGAACAACGGCGCGAACACGAACAGGCCCCACATGCCGTAGATGATGCTCGGGATGGCCGCCAGCAGTTCCACCGCGGTACTCACCGGGGCGCGCAGCCACGCGGGTGCCATCTCGGTGATAAACAGCGCGATGCCGAAACTCACCGGCACGGCGATGACCATGGCGATGGCGGAAGTCACCAGCGTGCCGAAAATGGAAGTAAGCGCGGAGAATGTCGCGTGCGCCGGATCCCACTCGCGGCCGGAAAAGAAATGCCAGCCGAAGCGGTGAAACGCCGGCCAGGCCTGCACCACCAGCACCACCAGAA from Gammaproteobacteria bacterium includes:
- the pstB gene encoding phosphate ABC transporter ATP-binding protein PstB; amino-acid sequence: MSGEGRDSARTTVIENPKLAIRRLDFYYGGFQALRGIHMDIAERQVTAFIGPSGCGKSTLLRTLNRIYDLYPEQRASGEILLDGHNILDRDQDLNALRAKVGMVFQKPTPFPMSVHENIAFGVRLYERLSRTRMDDRIEWALRKAALWDEVKDKLRQGGTRLSGGQQQRLCIARAIAVKPEVLLLDEPASALDPISTLKIEELIAELKSDYTIVLVTHNMQQAARVSDYTAFMYLGNLVEYADTSTLFTNPAQKQTEDYITGRYG
- the pstA gene encoding phosphate ABC transporter permease PstA gives rise to the protein MSARYLRRRVVNWVNLSMSVLGTLFGLFWLVWLLWTLVERGVRWLGPELFTQNTPPPLAPGGFANAIVGSILITALGVIVGTPIGILAATWLAEFSRRSRLAAVIRFVNDILLSAPSIVIGVFIYGVVVARFGHFSGWAGGLALAIIMLPVVLRTTEDMLKLVPDQMREAAAALGAPRWRVTVMVVYRAALGGIITGVLLGVARISGETAPLLFTALNNQFWSTDMNRPIANLPVMIFQFAMSPYDNWQHLAWAAALLITLAILALSLFARLVIRSRSFVK
- the pstC gene encoding phosphate ABC transporter permease subunit PstC, with the protein product MRSAAADVLFRNVTRVAALLVLALVIAILVVLVVQAWPAFHRFGWHFFSGREWDPAHATFSALTSIFGTLVTSAIAMVIAVPVSFGIALFITEMAPAWLRAPVSTAVELLAAIPSIIYGMWGLFVFAPLFGEYVQPWIIEHIGSWPWVGALFQGPPMGIGIFTAGLILAIMVIPFISSVMRDVFSLVPTVLKESAYGVGCTTWEVVWRVVLPYTRVGVMGGIMLGLGRALGETMAVTFVIGNSHTLGASLFNAGNTISSTLANEFTEAVGQTYTSSLIALGLILFLITFVVLALAKLLLLRMAAREGSPT